The genomic region AAGAGGTAAGTAACCCTAATTAACCTGTTCTGTGCCCCATCCTAAGGCAAACTCTGTAGGCTTTGGCTATGTTAGACTCCCTGGAACAAGCCACTGTCAGAAATGATGTGTTTGGATCATCTGTGTGGGGCttatgatttataatttttagtTGTATGAGATAACTGTGGATTTAATTCAACCAAACTTGGGTCCACcaaatggggagtgggtggggggtagtcttatttctttgaataatttttcATTCAGATAGTGCTTGTTCAGTTCCACATGAAGGCCTTGCTTTAACTTGGAGTAAGTTCTTTAAGGGCATATTGTGTGGAGAAATAGTCTGAAAGAAGCATTGGAATTGTGAAGTGCCCTAAGGATTTGCCATTCCATAGGTGGAACCAGATAGCCTTTGATACATATAAAGGACAGAGGATACGCTGCACTCCAGGTGCTGCTCAAGCCTCCTAATCAGGTCTAATTGAATTGCTGTGGACGAAGTGTGGTGTCTGATCACTGCTGTGGCCAGAGTATGGTGTCTGCTCAGGAGGAGAGGGTTTCACTAACCTGGCTTTTAACAGTTCAAAGCGACAGGAGCAAAACACCCAAGTTGCGCAAGAATCTGGCATGGTGTCTGATAAATCCTTGTGTGTGCCCCAAATGTGAAGGTTATAGGCTATCTGTAGATCCATTCATTGTTTAGCCAGCTCTTGACATTCACCTTGGGAATATGTTTGGTAATCAATTGGAGAAGCAGGGGAATAGCCAGTAATGTAGCAGTTCTGTTGTTCGTAATTTCAATTTAACTATCTAGTAGTACTTGGCTCTCAGAAGAGGTTACTGCTAAATTTCTTTCTACCTAATGAAATAGCCTGTCAGTTACCTACTTTGTCACTACAGATGGCTCAGTACACATACTCTATGTTGGCATATGACTATGTGATATGATATTAGTGcctgggtttctctctgtaaacGAATCGAATCCCTTTGCCAAACACAGTTCAGACTTGCTCACTACTGACAGGAGTGGAACAGGAAATGGATGTTTTCCCAGCTTGAAGCATGTTTATTGGATTTAGGGCAGCAGTGTGGGAAGCAGGAGGTGGAGGCCAGTGTCTCCTACCAGACTGTATGCCACTTCTGGGCAATAATGCTGGCATGACCTGAACCAGCTAGGAGGAGGTGGGGTGATTAGAGACTTGAGATTCTTAGTTAAACTGAAGACTTCATTTGGGCACCAGAAACCTTAACAAATAATCTCACACCTTGAGCCACAAACTTCTATTAAAGTATGCTTTACCCCAGcgtgacacacaaacacactttctATTTGGGGTTATGGCTTAAGATGTGAACAGAAACAAGATGAGATTTGTTTAATGCCATACTGTACTGGAACGCTGAAGATCTGCAGCAGATGTAAATTCCAAGTcttgttattttttaagattgTGAAATTATCAAAATGCATATGAATCAAGTTTTAATAACACTGTCTGGGTGGATGAGGCTGTCCATtgcaccatttctttctttgggttctCAGGCATGGTTCCTACAGTGTAAGAACTCTGTAACATTTAACAATGAATAAACAGTAAacctatgggggaaaaaaaaagaaatgaaataaaaaggaaaagtatgGTGAAGTAGAATGTTTCttatcaaaagaaagagaatagccAGACACAGGAACAGTCTACAATGGACAGGACCATGAGCCTcatgaggagaggaaggaagcaaagcCAGACCAAGAGGCCAGGAGGGTAAATGGTCAGTAAAAAAGACCAGGTAGCCAAATGGATGTATTACATGAGGAAGAGCAGCTGGGAGGACGTTTGCCCAGCTTCTGTGCTAGGGGGTATGGAAAGGACAGCATTGCACTGTAACAGGTAGGGATAGAGGACTGTTTGGAGAACCTGGAACCAAGGACTGATTTGATTTGTTAATTAGGCACCTTGGCCTTTTGTTCCAAGGTTTAATATTCAAGATTAGGGAGGACTGAAGAGATTGAAATGATTTAATTGTAATctcaaaagttatttttaaaaaaatgaactagttcttttatttcttctctgcctAAATTATCAatggaggtagagggagggagggacttaggTGGGAgaagtgagagggagggaaaaaggggagCAGGATGAGTTATGGGTGGGAGACAAGAGAgagcccagagggccagaagaatgaatggaaatatggaGCAGTAGAATTTGGAGATTGGAgagaaacctctagaaagtcttNNNNNNNNNNNNNNNNNNNNNNNNNNNNNNNNNNNNNNNNNNNNNNNNNNNNNNNNNNNNNNNNNNNNNNNNNNNNNNNNNNNNNNNNNNNNNNNNNNNNNNNNNNNNNNNNNNNNNNNNNNNNNNNNNNNNNNNNNNNNNNNNNNNNNNNNNNNNNNNNNNNNNNNNNNNNNNNNNNNNNNNNNNNNNNNNNNNNNNNNNNNNNNNNNNNNNNNNNNNNNNNNNNNNNNNNNNNNNNNNNNNNNNNNNNNNNNNNNNNNNNNNNNNNNNNNNNNNNNNNNNNNNNNNNNNNNNNNNNNNNNNNNNNNNNNNNNNNNNNNNNNNNNNNNNNNNNNNNNNNNNNNNNNNNNNNNNNNNNNNNNNNNNNNNNNNNNNNNNNNNNNNNNNNNNNNNNNNNNNNNNNNNNNNNNNNNNNNNNNNNNNNNNNNNNNNNNNNNNNNNNNNNNNNNNNNNNNNNNNNNNNNNNNNNNNNNNNNNNNNNNNNNNNNNNNNNNNNNNNNNNNNNNNNNNNNNNNNNNNNNNNNNNNNNNNNNNNNNNNNNNNNNNNNNNNNNNNNNNNNNNNNNNNNNNNNNNNNNNNNNNNNNNNNNNNNNNNNNNNNNNNNNNNNNNNNNNNNNNNNNNNNNNNNNNNNNNNNNNNNNNNNNNNNNNNNNNNNNNNNNNNNNNNNNNNNNNNNNNNNNNNNNNNNNNNNNNNNNNNNNNNNNNNNNNNNNNNNNNNNNNNNNNNNNNNNNNNNNNNNNNNNNNNNNNNNNNNNNNNNNNNNNNNNNNNNNNNNNNNNNNNNNNNNNNNNNNNNNNNNNNNNNNNNNNNNNNNNNNNNNNNNNNNNNNNNNNNNNNNNNNNNNNNNNNNNNNNNNNNNNNNNNNNNNNNNNNNNNNNNNNNNNNNNNNNNNNNNNNNNNNNNNNNNNNNNNNNNNNNNNNNNNNNNNNNNNNNNNNNNNNNNNNNNNNNNNNNNNNNNNNNNNNNNNNNNNNNNNNNNNNNNNNNNNNNNNNNNNNNNNNNNNNNNNNNNNNNNNNNNNNNNNNNNNNNNNNNNNNNNNNNNNNNNNNNNNNNNNNNNNNNNNNNNNNNNNNNNNNNNNNNNNNNNNNNNNNNNNNNNNNNNNNNNNNNNNNNNNNNNNNNNNNNNNNNNNNNNNNNNNNNNNNNNNNNNNNNNNNNNNNNNNNNNNNNNNNNNNNNNNNNNNNNNNNNNNNNNNNNNNNNNNNNNNNNNNNNNNNNNNNNNNNNNNNNNNNNNNNNNNNNNNNNNNNNNNNNNNNNNNNNNNNNNNNNNNNNNNNNNNNNNNNNNNNNNNNNNNNNNNNNNNNNNNNNNNNNNNNNNNNNNNNNNNNNNNNNNNNNNNNNNNNNNNNNNNNNNNNNNNNNNNNNNNNNNNNNNNNNNNNNNNNNNNNNNNNNNNNNNNNNNNNNNNNNNNNNNNNNNNNNNNNNNNNNNNNNNNNNNNNNNNNNNNNNNNNNNNNNNNNNNNNNNNNNNNNNNNNNNNNNNNNNNNNNNNNNNNNNNNNNNNNNNNNNNNNNNNNNNNNNNNNNNNNNNNNNNNNNNNNNNNNNNNNNNNNNNNNNNNNNNNNNNNNNNNNNNNNNNNNNNNNNNNNNNNNNNNNNNNNNNNNNNNNNNNNNNNNNNNNNNNNNNNNNNNNNNNNNNNNNNNNNNNNNNNNNNNNNNNNNNNNNNNNNNNNNNNNNNNNNNNNNNNNNNNNNNNNNNNNNNNNNNNNNNNNNNNNNNNNNNNNNNNNNNNNNNNNNNNNNNNNNNNNNNNNNNNNNNNNNNNNNNNNNNNNNNNNNNNNNNNNNNNNNNNNNNNNNNNNNNNNNNNNNNNNNNNNNNNNNNNNNNNNNNNNNNNNNNNNNNNNNNNNNNNNNNNNNNNNNNNNNNNNNNNNNNNNNNNNNNNNNNNNNNNNNNNNNNNNNNNNNNNNNNNNNNNNNNNNNNNNNNNNNNNNNNNNNNNNNNNNNNNNNNNNNNNNNNNNNNNNNNNNNNNNNNNNNNNNNNNNNNNNNNNNNNNNNNNNNNNNNNNNNNNNNNNNNNNNNNNNNNNNNNNNNNNNNNNNNNNNNNNNNNNNNNNNNNNNNNNNNNNNNNNNNNNNNNNNNNNNNNNNNNNNNNNNNNNNNNNNNNNNNNNNNNNNNNNNNNNNNNNNNNNNNNNNNNNNNNNNNNNNNNNNNNNNNNNNNNNNNNNNNNNNNNNNNNNNNNNNNNNNNNNNNNNNNNNNNNNNNNNNNNNNNNNNNNNNNNNNNNNNNNNNNNNNNNNNNNNNNNNNNNNNNNNNNNNNNNNNNNNNNNNNNNNNNNNNNNNNNNNNNNNNNNNNNNNNNNNNNNNNNNNNNNNNNNNNNNNNNNNNNNNNNNNNNNNNNNNNNNNNNNNNNNNNNNNNNNNNNNNNNNNNNNNNNNNNNNNNNNNNNNNNNNNNNNNNNNNNNNNNNNNNNNNNNNNNNNNNNNNNNNNNNNNNNNNNNNNNNNNNNNNNNNNNNNNNNNNNNNNNNNNNNNNNNNNNNNNNNNNNNNNNNNNNNNNNNNNNNNNNNNNNNNNNNNNNNNNNNNNNNNNNNNACTCATGAATGCATTCATTCCTGTTAAGGTTTCTTAAAACATTTCTACAGAATTTCTCTTCAGCATGAATTTGTTCATGTAACAGATACCAAGCAACAAGGCTTCAAGTCNGAAAAGTCAATCCTTCCTCAAGTGTGGGATCATAATATTTGAATAGATTGTTGATCCATATCAGACTCCTTTCTTTAGAATCAATAATCTTGTGTTACTGGGTACAAGTGTGTTACCTAAGAATATTAGCAAATCCTTTATAGACATATATTCCCCTCAGTATGCATTTTTTCAGATGCTCAATACTACAGTAATATGCAAAATATCTAACAGGTTCATTATCTAACAGGTGCACTAAAGTTTGTACTCTTGTGTAAAGGTATCAGGAGGTACAATTCAGGTACAGGTTCAGCTCTTTATTGGAAAAGTTAACAAAAGCAGTTTAGTCAAAAAGACCAAAGCCCATGTCATTTTCGGATTCCTCGgactcttccttctttgcttccacTTTCTTCTCCTCAGCTGGGGCGGCAGCAGTGGATGGAGCAGGACCACCAGAAGGTGCAGCTCCAGCAGCTGGAGCAGGCCCAGCAGCCCCAACATTGCAGATGAAGCTACCAGTGTTGACATTGGCCAGAGCCTTTGCAGACGAGCCAGGCCAGAAAGGTTCAATGCTGACACCAGCTGCTTTAATGAGGGCATTGATCTTAACTTCCGTGACCATCACCTTGTTTTCTTGCAGGATGAGGGCAGAGTAGATATAGGCAAGCTCGGAGATGGACACCATGTTGTGGACTGCTGGCAAGGTGTTAGTCGCTGGATGAAGTGAGGGCCTCACCCCAATGCAGCATTAGCAAACTGAACACattaacagggtttctctgtagacatCCCAGTGGCTATCTTAGGAAGCTGACAGTGACCTATGGGGACCTGTGCTGCCCCATGCCCACGTATGCTTCACCTGTGCAGTGCCTTCCTGGCTATGTTAAATCACCAGTGCtatggactggactcagtcagccCCTCAACTCGCAGGGGCCCCTCAACTCTCGGGAGAATCAAGAGTCCTGGTACACAGGCATGAAGGAGTCAGcagggtgacaaacagatgcaaacacaagagagtgttgatctgaatgtaatttctcaaaggaAGCATCTGACTTATGATACTGAAGAAAATAAGGACGTTAGGTGACACATCACCCAAGGTACGTTGAGGTTACccgatgcttaatgactctttacacaaaaaagaagaatgcatacataaagactgacaGGAACTAGGTAAtataacaactgagacaaagtcatctctatctaaggtcagctatattcctaaaagccaggtgtgaggtcatTATGTTCCCAGGGCAAGTCCTTTCTTGCCCAAACCATAGTTCTCATTCTGATTTATTGTTTAGCCCACCACCAGCCAgctcttagtaaatacctaactaTGCTATGCTTCTGGGCTAGTGAAAGTATGTgctagggagttctgctctaggtAACCTtgtcatgaataatgcaatactctagttcctccctAAACCACATCTCGacctacttcctaaaccattgtaaattcttgtaaATGTGAGTGACTGggctgttattctaagtgattttgttggggactttcttctattaagtaatgtagtctgccatatatAACTATAGTAAGAATTCTAAagttactttgctaagcttgccctgagatttctaactctatttagtagatagtaatgcctgatttctttcactattgcTTTTTCAATACTGGAGGCAATCCGTCTAAATCggtaacattcttatgaaatcCCAAGTCCAGGGCTGGCTCAAGGGCTggctaggacattggtgaaggccaggaagcaaagttcaacctAATTTAGATATTTgacaaatcattccttggaggcactgataataaaacaatattgaaagaaaGTACACAGACCCATTCATCTACTAGTGCAAGGATAAGTTTGGAACATTcatgctatgggatgccaaggctccaggagactaagtttccatgaaactttttgcctcaggacctTGTCTAAGCTTTTGGACTTGCCACACAAATTTCACGGGAGTGGCTATGGCATACCAGCACCTGGATTTGTAAGGTTCTGCAAAGAAAGGCTTTCAATGTTCACTCTTCTGCCTCACCAGTCTTGATTTCTGAACTTATAAATTTGACCATAAGCTACTTGTGAAGTAAAAGATCGAATAGAAGAATGAGGGTTGGCGATGACTCAGAAGTTTAAGAGCAGGGGTGGGTGTGGAGGGGTGGGTGCACTGGGGAGaaagctcagcggttaagagtgttgactgctcttccacagattctgagttcaattcccagcaaccacatggtggctcaccaccatctgtaatgggatccaatgctctcttcaggtgtgtctgaagagagctacagtgtgctcatatacataaatacaaaattaaaaaaaaaagttaggaccACGggcctgctcttgcagaagactcaaaaTTGATTCCAAGCATCAACATGGTGGCTCCCAAACATCTGCAGGGACCTTATTCCCTATCCTAACTTCTGAGGGCAACAGACAACAAGTGGTGTACATATATGCAAGTGGGCAAAATGTTCACACTTGACAATAGACcagagaaagaaatttgaaaatggatagaaataaataataacagtaatataataaatcttgaaaaataataaaggctGAGAGGGGAGTCATCACTTCAGGCTCATTTATAGAGGGGGATACCTACAGCAGATACCCTCAACAAACTCCCtggcacattttcttttcttttttttttttttcagagcaaagactttttaatgaatattattttacaaACATACAATGCTGCCTGCATTGGATGCAATCCTGGGCCACAAGTCTGCACACTGCTTTGCCACTGGACCTGTGATAGCAGAACCTTTCATCTCTCCTTTATTGTTTACTATGACCCCTGCATTATCTTCAAAGTAAAGAAACATCCCATCTTTTCTTCGATATGACTTTCGTTGTCGAATTACCACTGCTGGATGTACCTTTTTCCTTAGTTCTGGTTTGCCTTTCTTAACTGTGGCCATCACCATGTCCCCCACACCAGCAGCAGGAAGTCTGTTCAGCTGTCCCTTGATTCCCTTCACAGAGATGATATACAAATTTTTGGCTCCTGTGTTGTCCGCACAGTTGATAACAGCTCCAACCGGAAGACCCAGGGAAATCCAGAATTTCGCTCCGGAGGACCCACCATGTCCTCGCTTTGACATCTTGAGCGCCCGGAAAGAGTCAGAAAGCGGCACATTTTCTTACTTCACACCAAGAAAACAATCCAGACTTGGCCATGTGTCCCCTAAGAGTTTGACATTGGGAATCAGGGACAGAATGCTCAATACCACaaatgtgtctgcttcagagCTCTGTCAAGTGAGCTCGGTCAGTGCTTACCTACACACACATCCCATGAGGGATGGGAACACAAACCAGACTGTTCTCAACTTTGAAATCTCACCTCTTGGAGAGCTGCAGCCAGAGAGCCTGGTTCAAAGGCAACATACTTAGGAAAGCTTGTGGTCTTAGACAAACTCATCTGTCCTTCTGCATACAAGTATAGAGTACTGGTGTGTTCCAAGCACTGAACTAGCCAGGGCACTAGGGAGAGAAATGGACAAGATCACCATTCCCGATGGCACGCAGCTGACATGCTCTCTGAAATAGTTTCCCCACCAGGGATGATATGGTGAGACTAGAAGCCAAGGACAGGTGGCTATAAAGAGCCCAGGAGAAGTTGGGACACTGTTAGTTCA from Mus caroli unplaced genomic scaffold, CAROLI_EIJ_v1.1 scaffold_15064_1, whole genome shotgun sequence harbors:
- the LOC110288051 gene encoding 60S acidic ribosomal protein P1-like isoform X1, which translates into the protein MVSISELAYIYSALILQENKVMVTEVKINALIKAAGVSIEPFWPGSSAKALANVNTGSFICNVGAAGPAPAAGAAPSGGPAPSTAAAPAEEKKVEAKKEESEESENDMGFGLFD
- the LOC110288051 gene encoding 60S acidic ribosomal protein P1-like isoform X2, giving the protein MVSISELAYIYSALILQENKVMVTEALANVNTGSFICNVGAAGPAPAAGAAPSGGPAPSTAAAPAEEKKVEAKKEESEESENDMGFGLFD